One Chitinivibrionales bacterium genomic window, GCTACAGCGTTGCCGAATGGCACGGCCTTCCCTGCCTCGAAATGGAATATATCAACGGCGCCTCAATGGATGAAATTCTCGAAAAATGTACCGTCCTGAACGTACCACAAGCCCTTGCTGTCGGTATCATTGTTTGCAGGGCACTCGAGTATGCGCACCGCTATTCGGTCACAATCTATGGGAAAAATTATAACGGAGTAATCCATCGTGACCTCAAACCGGCAAATATTATGCTCGGAAAAAACGGGAGTGTCAAACTGACCGATTTCGGCATAGCCCGACCCGCCGAAGTCAGCCTCCATACGGTCGACAGCAACGCTATTGTGGGGACGCTCCCCTACCTTTCACCGGAACAGATTGAGGGTGAATCCATAACCCCCCGTTCGGATATCTATGCGCTGGGAGTGACCCTCTACGAATTAATTACCGGCCGACGCGCGCTGCCCCAGACTGAAGTGACCGTTTTGCTCAATGCTAAGGCAACGGGAAAAATAAAACCGTTGAAACCATCCACAATCCTTCCCAAAGAACTCGTGGATATTATCAATAAATCGATTGCAGTAAATCCCGATAATCGATATCCATCGGCTGCTGCAATGCAAAAGGATCTCGAAAAGATATTCAGAAAAATAATGCCCGAAAATAGTCACACTGTTTTTAACGATCTTATCAAACGATACCGGCGTTAAGTAGATTTGCTGTTGTTATGAGCTGTCATTATCTTGAAATCACCAGGGGAGTTGAAAAGGGACGGAAGTTCATTCTTGCCGATGGAGCAGTGAGTATTGGTCGAAGCACCCAGAACGCCATACCCATGCATGCTTCGGAGAAACGCGTTTCCGGCCATCATGCCATTTTATATAAAACCGGCGACCGGATAATGATTCAAGACCTCGAAAGTTCAAACGGCACCTTTGTCAACGAGGAACAAATTTCCGAAACCGCGCTCAATCCAGGTGATGTTGTCGGATTCGGGAAAATGGGCCCCCGGCTCAAATTACAGCAATCTGAAACCGAACCCGATTTAACCTATCGTCTTCCCGGCAGCGAAGACGACTTTCCCAAACCTTCAACCGCCGAGCGCACAGCCGAGGATGTTCATCATGAGACACGGTTCCCTCCCACTTCCGATTCGACATCACGGGAAGGCAAGGACGCATTTAAGGAGGATGATTCCTCGGGCGATTGTTTGCCCCGGGGTTCAAAAACGATCGAGTTTGAAAAGAAGCTTGTCCAGAAAAACATGGATTACAAGGACATGCAGCGGCTTATGAAAAATGGTTCTCGTCTCGAACGGATTCTCGAACGCGGTAATCTCGGCGAAACACAGACCCATTTGTTGACCACCTCCTATCACGCCACCAGGAAAACTCATCGCCAATGGGTGGTTATCCTGGGTATAGTTATATTTGTTTCCATTATTGCTATCACCTACTTCACGATTCGTGCATATCAATATAAAAACTTGCTTCAGCGCGGCTTGACACTGGAAGAAATGCTGGATAATATCGAAAACAGTATTGCCGAAGCCAGAGCGGATCCCGATCAGAACAAGGAAGAACTCAAGGCACTTATCGACAAACTGGAAAAGACCAAAGGGCAGCTCTCGAGTGTTAAAACACAGATTAAGGAAGATGATTTCGGGAAGTTCTATGATGATCCCATCGAGCAAAAAATTGATGAAATTTTTAAACGATTCGGGGAAACCGACTATCATATTCCCGAAACAATGGTTGAACGGGTAAGGTACCATGTCGACATTTACTCGGGAAGGATGAAACGCACGGTGACCCGGTATATCAAACGGCGGGATAAATACTTTCCTATGATTATAAGGATATTTAAAGAAAAAAACCTTCCTCCCGAGCTTGCATATATCTCGATGCTGGAAAGCGGATTCAATCCACGGGCATTGAGTCATGCCGGCGCCAGGGGTTTATGGCAATTTATGCCTGCGACCGCCCGCCGTTATGGCCTGCGGGTCGATAATACCGTTGATGAGCGGTTGGAGCCGGAAAAAGCCACCCATGCCGCCAGTGAATATTTTAAAGATCTGATCTCCATTTTCGGCGGTAAAAGCTCGGTCATGCTCGCCATGGCCGCTTATAATGCCGGTGAAGGTCGTATCATGCGGGCTTTAATGAAAATCGATGATCCCATGAGAAACAGAGATTTCTGGTATATTTACCGCATGGGAGTACTGGCTGAGGAAACCAACGAGTATATCCCCCGTGTTATTGCCATGATGATTCTTTCGGAAAGTCCCCATGAATTCGGTTTCGACAACATTCCCAAAAAAGCAAAAGACTTTGGATCGGAAGAAGATTTCATTACTCTTGATGATCTTACCGACGAATAAGGGATTACACAATTAACTCAGAAGATGTCGTATTTCCCATCATATAAACATCTCAGCCCTGTGC contains:
- a CDS encoding transglycosylase SLT domain-containing protein, with protein sequence MSCHYLEITRGVEKGRKFILADGAVSIGRSTQNAIPMHASEKRVSGHHAILYKTGDRIMIQDLESSNGTFVNEEQISETALNPGDVVGFGKMGPRLKLQQSETEPDLTYRLPGSEDDFPKPSTAERTAEDVHHETRFPPTSDSTSREGKDAFKEDDSSGDCLPRGSKTIEFEKKLVQKNMDYKDMQRLMKNGSRLERILERGNLGETQTHLLTTSYHATRKTHRQWVVILGIVIFVSIIAITYFTIRAYQYKNLLQRGLTLEEMLDNIENSIAEARADPDQNKEELKALIDKLEKTKGQLSSVKTQIKEDDFGKFYDDPIEQKIDEIFKRFGETDYHIPETMVERVRYHVDIYSGRMKRTVTRYIKRRDKYFPMIIRIFKEKNLPPELAYISMLESGFNPRALSHAGARGLWQFMPATARRYGLRVDNTVDERLEPEKATHAASEYFKDLISIFGGKSSVMLAMAAYNAGEGRIMRALMKIDDPMRNRDFWYIYRMGVLAEETNEYIPRVIAMMILSESPHEFGFDNIPKKAKDFGSEEDFITLDDLTDE